From Proteiniborus sp. DW1:
ATCACCCCCTTACCTATTGCCTTTATTTGTCTTGCCTATCAATATATATGAATCTTCACTATCCTTCACAATTTCATCCATATCCTTACTAAGCTCTCTAGCTAATATCTCAACTACCCTAGGTCCACAGAAGCCTCCCTGGCATCTTCCTGTTCCCGGTCTTGCTCTTCTTTTAACTCCATCTACTGTAGTTGCACCTACATTTCTGTTGATAATATCTACTATTTCTCCTTCTGTAACGCTTTCGCATCTACATATTATCCTTCCAAATCTAGGGTCTTTTTTAATTAATTCAGCTTTTTCCTCATCACTTAGTTTGTTAAATCTAATAACTCTTCTTCTCCTTGGATTGAAGTTTTCTTTTTCCTTGAGTCCCCCTGCTATATCTTTCATTATGTCAACTACATACTCAGCTATAGCCGGTGAAGCGGATAGTCCAGGTGACTTAATACCAGCTACATTTATGAATCCCTTTGCGTCTTTGACTTCTCCAATTATAAAATCTCCAGTACTTGCCTCTGCTCTTAGACCTGAATATGTGGTTATAACCTTATTTACTGGAACAGTAGGAGCTGACCTTCTAGCTACTTCCTTTATGTATTCTAGGTTTTCTGTAGCAGTTGAAGTGTCATCCTTATCTTGAATATCCTCTACATCAGGTCCTACTAATAGATTGCCATGGATTGTTGGAGTTATGAGTATACCCTTTCCTACACTTGAAGGACATTGAAATACTACTGTATTTACAAAATCTCCTTCGCTTCTATCTAGTACAAAGTATTGTCCCTTTCTAGGTTTTATCACAAAAGATTCTTTAGATACCATGTTATTTATTTTATCTGCATATACGCCTGCACAGTTTATTACATATTTAGAGTTTATCTCGCCTTTATTTGTAATTATCTTATAGCCTAAATCAGTTTTTTCAATATCCTGCACTTCATTATTTAATAGGATCTCTACTCCGTTATCTACTGCGTTTTCAGCTAATGCTATGGTTAATTCCCATGGACTAAGAATTCCACAGGTAGGTGCATATAAGGCTCCTTTTATTGTGTCGTTTAGATTAGGCTCCATTTCTCTTACCTTGTTTCCGTCAATTATTTCTAGGCCCTTAATATTATTTTCTATTCCCCGCTTATATAGATCTTTTATAGTTTCCATATCATCATCGTCAAACCCTACAACAAATGAACCTATTCTTTCGAACTCAACATCTAGCTCTTCGCATATCTTATCAAACATGGGATTTCCCAGTGAATTGAATTTTGCCATATTAGTCCCAGGCTTGGCATCATATCCAGCATGTATTATTGCACTATTAGCTTTAGATGCTCCATTAGATACATCATTTTCCTTATCAAGCAATGCTATTTTAAGCTCATATCTAGAAAGCTCTCGTGCAATAAAAGCTCCAATTATGCCAGCACCTATTATTGTGACATCATACATCTTTTTCACCCCTTTTGCTTTAATAATAAAAAAATCCATATAGAAATCTCAAGAAGAGATCCTTCGCTACGCTCAGGATGACATCTGTTTTACTAATTCACAGTAGAAAAAAAGCCGCTCAAATCTACCCCTATTCATCATAGGCATAGACTGTACGGCTCTCTTGCTCTAGTCTTAATTATTATTATCTTTTATTGAATAGTCTCAAAAAAGAACTGATGGTCTAGACCTATGCTTCTTCCCACTTAAGTGCTCTGCCTACTGCCTTCTTCCATCCTTCATATAGTTCAGCCTTCTTGTCTTCGTTCATTTCAGGATTGAACTCTCTATCTACATTCCACTTCTTAGCTATTTCTTCTTTGCTTTCCCAGAACTCAACTGCTAGACCCGCTAAGTATGCAGCTCCAAGAGCTGTTGTTTCTATAACCTCTGGTCTATGAACAGGAACACCAAGAATATCTGATTGGAATTGCATCAAGAAGTTGTTAGCTACTGCTCCACCATCTACCTTAAGAGCTTGAAGATCTATACCAGAATCTTCTTGCATTGCTTCTAGAACATCTCTGGTTTGATAGCAAATAGACTCTAATGCTGCTCTTATGATATGGTTTCTGTTTGCTCCTCTAGTTAGGCCCACAATAGTTCCTCTTGCATACATATCCCAGTATGGAGCTCCTAATCCAACAAATGCTGGAACTAGATAAACTCCATTATTATCTTCTACCTTTGTTGCAAAGTATTCACTATCCTTTGCACTATCTATTAGTTTCAATTCGTCTCTTAGCCATTGAACTACTGCACCAGCTATGAATATACTTCCCTCTAGTGCGTATTCAACTTTTCCATCTACTCCCCATGCTATTGTAGTAAGAAGACCGTTCTTAGATGGAACCATTTCTTCTCCTGTATTCATTAGCATGAAGCATCCAGTACCATAAGTATTCTTAGCCATACCAGGCTCGAAGCAAGCCTGACCGAATAATGCAGCCTGTTGGTCTCCAGCTATACCAGCTATTGGTATCATAGCTCCACCAAAGGTTGCCTCATCTGTATAGCCATAGATTTCACTTGATGGTCTTACATCAGGAAGCATTGATTTAGGAATATTTAATTCCTCAAGGATTTTCTCATCCCATTTAAGGTCTTTAATGTTATAAAGCATAGTCCTAGAAGCATTTGAGTAGTCAGTTACATGAACCTTTCCTCTTGTAAGATTCCAGATTAGCCAAGTATCAATGTTTCCAAATAACAAATCACCATCTTCAGCTTTCTCTCTAGCACCTTCTACATTGTCTAGTATCCATTTTACCTTAGTTCCAGAGAAATATGCATCTATAACAAGTCCTGTATTTTCTCTAACATAATCTTCAAGTCCTCTTGCTTTTAAATCATCACATATGGAAGCAGTTCTTCTACATTGCCATACTATTGCATTGTATACTGGTTTTCCAGTATTCTTATCCCATACAACTGTAGTTTCTCTTTGATTTGTAATACCTATAGCAGCAACTTCATCAGGTCTAATTCCTGCAGTTTCTAGAACCTCTCTAGCAACTCCGCTTTGAGTTCCCCATATTTCCATTGCATCATGCTCTACCCAACCTGCTTTTGGGTATATTTGTGTAAATTCTTTTTGAGCAACATTTACTATTTTTCCATCATGGTCAAATAATACTGCTCTCGAGCTTGTAGTACCCTGGTCAAAGGCCAATATATATTTCTTTTCCATAACGTACCCTCCTTATTTCAGTTTAGTTCTTATATGTCAAATATTCAAGTGTGTTTTTATAGGAAACAAGATAGGATAAATCCTCCTAAAGTGCCTCCTATTAATGCTACTATATAATTAACAGCGCCCTTTCCAAATTTGTCTCCACTAGCTACTGAAGCTGTAAATAATCCTATTCCTGCAGCCCAAGCCATGTCTATCCATGCACCTGTTTGATAAATCATACCCACACCATGATTTAATGTCCAAGCAAGACCAACTATAAATCCAGCTGCCATCCATCCGCCAATATTTCCCCAGTTTTCGCACATTTTGCCCCATAACAATCTAATTAGAAATGGGAATATAAAACCTCCTGCAAATGTAGCTATTGCTAACTTAACTGTCATCCTTAGCCCCCCTTTTCATTATAATTTCATTTTGAAATTCAAGTAGTTAAATCTTAGCCCATTATTTTGAAGCTAAATACTTTTCAAGCTTAGCAGCTGTAAAGCCACCTACTATACCGCCCAAAAGAACTATTACTAAAGTTGGTAGTGCGTCTACAAATACCTGTCCCCCGTTCATGAATACATCTCTCATTGTACCTGCCATTCCGATGCCAACTGCCATATCTACAAATGCTCCATCGTTATTAATTAGTCCTAGTGAATGGTTCATAAACCACATAGTGCCTATTATAAGTAGTCCAGCAAACCATCCCCCTGCAATTCCATAAGCACCGGCAAATGCTCCCCATACGCTCATGACAAACATACCTGCTATGGCAGTTCCTAGAATTGTACCTAAATGTTTCATAGTTACACCCCCTTATTTTTTTATATATACAACTAGGTCAATACCTAGGTTGTACCTCCTCACATATACCAAATCTCTTCCTTACTAGTAGATACACCAATTGCACCAGACCTTAGGTTTTGGATTACATCATCTTTTTTACTTATTAATCCACCTGTAATCACAGGAATCTTAGTTTCACTGTGTATTGCCTTAGTTACTCTTGGCATAATTCCCGGTAGTATTTCAATAGCATCTGGTCTAGTGCTTCTTATGGACTTTATTCCAGTATCTAAGGATAGAGAATCTAATACAAATAGTCTTTGTATTGCAAAAATATTCATTTCCTTTGCAGCCTTTACAATATTTCCTCTTGTGGTAATTATTCCATCTGGACCAATGTTCTCATTAATAAACCGTAGGGCTATGATATCCTTTGAAAAGCCTTCCATTAAGTCTATATGAACATAAATAAGCTTGTGATTTTCCTTTACTCTATCTACAATGCTTTTTATGTTAAATATGTCTCCAGCTAATAAAAAGATTATTTTACAAGGTGAGTTAATAGCAGCCTCTGCTTTATTCAGATCATTTATAGCTGCAACTATTGGATTATTAATGATATTTTTAAAGAATCCATCCCACATTTAACACACCCCTCATCCATATGATTATTAATAGATGCTGGAGGTAGTCAGTTCCCAATCTTATTCATATATTTTGCTTCCATTCCGGCTCTTAATATATCCTCCAAATCATTTGAAATACATGCCTGTATAGCTACTGCCAAGCTACCCTCTACTATTGGAGCATCGAGTATAACTACCTTTCCCTTTATTTCCTCTGGCAGCATCTCTATTGCCATTTCAGAGCTCATTATGGAGCTTCCCATATCTGCCAATATGGCTACCCCATCACCACTGTTGGCCTCTTCTATAGCCTCCATAATTAGAGTTGCATCTGTTCCTAATCTTCCATCTCTAGTGCCCCCAGCAGATATTATCTTAATGTCATCTCTTGCTACTTCCTTACATAACTCTACTATTCCAGTAGATATTTTGTTACTATGGGATACTACAACTATTCCAATCATCTAAATCCTCCTACTGCTGAAGAAAATCGATAATTGCCTTCATAAAACTTGGTAAATCCTTAGGAGTCCTAGATGTTATCATATTTCTATCTACAATCACTTCATCATCTATATAAGTAGCACCAGCATTTTCAATGTCGTCAATTATTGCATTTACACAGGTCATTTTATAGCCCTTAACTACCTTAGCTGATATGAAAACCCAACCTCCATGGCAGATTGTAGCTAATAACTTTCCTTCATCTGCAAACTCCTTAACTAAATCAAGTATGCCTTGACATCTTCTCAATTTATCTGGTGCCCAACCTCCCGGAACAATTATTCCATCATAATCCTTTGATAAAATAGCATCATAATCTAAATCTACCTGTACTGTAGTTCCGTATTTTCCTGTGTATTTCTTTTGGCTTCCGCTGCCTACTATATCAACATGGTATCCTTCCTCCCTTAACCTTATAGCTGGATACCAGAGCTCCAAGTCTTCATAGCCTTCTTCTGCTAATACCACTATCTTTTTCTTTCTACCTGTCATCATCTTGCCTCCTTCAAAGTATCTGCTATTGTTTTTATGATAATATAGCTAGATGTAGCCCCAGGATCCTGATGTCCAATACTCCTCTCTCCTAGATAGCTAGCTCTACCTTTTCTTGCTAGAATTGTTTTTGTATACTCTGCTCCTTCCTTTGCAGCATTTTCGGCTTTTTCAAAGGCAATAATAATTTCTTCTCCATTCTCTATAGATTCCTTGAGCACTTCATAGGCTGGGATTAATGCATCAAGCATTGTTTTATCTCCCTTGTCAGCCTTGCCCCTAGACTTTATTCCCTGAATAGCTTCATACAGCATTTGAATTGTATCCTGTCTATCTATATAAACCTTCCCACTAACTACTGATGATGCCTTTAAAAAGGCTGTACCATATAGGGGGCCTGATGCCCCTCCTACAGTAGATATTAAAGTCATGGCTACTGTTTTTAGGATGGTTCCACAGTCCTTACCCTCCATTCCATCTAGCTTACTTAATACTGCTGAAAAGCCCTTGCTCATGTTTATTCCATGGTCAGAATCTCCTATTGCAGTATCTAAGTCTGTCAAGTACTCCTTGTTTTCTTTTATTGCTCCTCCTATGTTTTTAATCAATGTCAGGAGCATATCTGATGTAATCATAATTATTTCCCCCCGAGAACAATAGTTTGGACAGCAGTTAAACAATAGTCTAGAAGAAGTTTAGCAGTAGTTAATCAATCGTTACACTACCGTTAATCAGCTTTTAGAAACCTATAATTGTCTAAATGCTGGTGTATCTGCACTTGCATCTAGTAATTCCTTTATTTCGTCATCTAGCTTAAGTACACTTATTGATGCTCCTGCCATTTCTATAGATGTCATGAAGTTGCCTACAAGAGCTTTATATACCTTTATTCCATTTTCGTTTAGTTTCTTATGAACTTCTCTGTTAACTATATAAAGCTCCATTAATGGCGTGCCACCTAAGCCATTTATCATAACAGCTACTTCCTCATCTTCATTGATTTCAATATCTCCTAGTATCTTCTCTAGCAGATGATCTGCTATTTCATCTGCTGTTTGTATCTTTTCCTTATGAGTTCCCGGCTCCCCATGTATACCTAAGCCAACTTCCATTTCATCCTCGCCTATTTCAAAGCTTGGTTTGCCTACTGCTGGAACTATACATGGAGTTAAGGACATACCCATAGACCTAACATTCTTGATTACTTTTTCAGCTACTCTTTTAACTTCACTAAGCTCTAGACCCT
This genomic window contains:
- a CDS encoding NAD(P)/FAD-dependent oxidoreductase → MYDVTIIGAGIIGAFIARELSRYELKIALLDKENDVSNGASKANSAIIHAGYDAKPGTNMAKFNSLGNPMFDKICEELDVEFERIGSFVVGFDDDDMETIKDLYKRGIENNIKGLEIIDGNKVREMEPNLNDTIKGALYAPTCGILSPWELTIALAENAVDNGVEILLNNEVQDIEKTDLGYKIITNKGEINSKYVINCAGVYADKINNMVSKESFVIKPRKGQYFVLDRSEGDFVNTVVFQCPSSVGKGILITPTIHGNLLVGPDVEDIQDKDDTSTATENLEYIKEVARRSAPTVPVNKVITTYSGLRAEASTGDFIIGEVKDAKGFINVAGIKSPGLSASPAIAEYVVDIMKDIAGGLKEKENFNPRRRRVIRFNKLSDEEKAELIKKDPRFGRIICRCESVTEGEIVDIINRNVGATTVDGVKRRARPGTGRCQGGFCGPRVVEILARELSKDMDEIVKDSEDSYILIGKTNKGNR
- the glpK gene encoding glycerol kinase GlpK, with translation MEKKYILAFDQGTTSSRAVLFDHDGKIVNVAQKEFTQIYPKAGWVEHDAMEIWGTQSGVAREVLETAGIRPDEVAAIGITNQRETTVVWDKNTGKPVYNAIVWQCRRTASICDDLKARGLEDYVRENTGLVIDAYFSGTKVKWILDNVEGAREKAEDGDLLFGNIDTWLIWNLTRGKVHVTDYSNASRTMLYNIKDLKWDEKILEELNIPKSMLPDVRPSSEIYGYTDEATFGGAMIPIAGIAGDQQAALFGQACFEPGMAKNTYGTGCFMLMNTGEEMVPSKNGLLTTIAWGVDGKVEYALEGSIFIAGAVVQWLRDELKLIDSAKDSEYFATKVEDNNGVYLVPAFVGLGAPYWDMYARGTIVGLTRGANRNHIIRAALESICYQTRDVLEAMQEDSGIDLQALKVDGGAVANNFLMQFQSDILGVPVHRPEVIETTALGAAYLAGLAVEFWESKEEIAKKWNVDREFNPEMNEDKKAELYEGWKKAVGRALKWEEA
- a CDS encoding glycerol-3-phosphate responsive antiterminator; the protein is MWDGFFKNIINNPIVAAINDLNKAEAAINSPCKIIFLLAGDIFNIKSIVDRVKENHKLIYVHIDLMEGFSKDIIALRFINENIGPDGIITTRGNIVKAAKEMNIFAIQRLFVLDSLSLDTGIKSIRSTRPDAIEILPGIMPRVTKAIHSETKIPVITGGLISKKDDVIQNLRSGAIGVSTSKEEIWYM
- the dhaM gene encoding dihydroxyacetone kinase phosphoryl donor subunit DhaM; amino-acid sequence: MIGIVVVSHSNKISTGIVELCKEVARDDIKIISAGGTRDGRLGTDATLIMEAIEEANSGDGVAILADMGSSIMSSEMAIEMLPEEIKGKVVILDAPIVEGSLAVAIQACISNDLEDILRAGMEAKYMNKIGN
- a CDS encoding type 1 glutamine amidotransferase domain-containing protein codes for the protein MTGRKKKIVVLAEEGYEDLELWYPAIRLREEGYHVDIVGSGSQKKYTGKYGTTVQVDLDYDAILSKDYDGIIVPGGWAPDKLRRCQGILDLVKEFADEGKLLATICHGGWVFISAKVVKGYKMTCVNAIIDDIENAGATYIDDEVIVDRNMITSRTPKDLPSFMKAIIDFLQQ
- the dhaL gene encoding dihydroxyacetone kinase subunit DhaL; this encodes MITSDMLLTLIKNIGGAIKENKEYLTDLDTAIGDSDHGINMSKGFSAVLSKLDGMEGKDCGTILKTVAMTLISTVGGASGPLYGTAFLKASSVVSGKVYIDRQDTIQMLYEAIQGIKSRGKADKGDKTMLDALIPAYEVLKESIENGEEIIIAFEKAENAAKEGAEYTKTILARKGRASYLGERSIGHQDPGATSSYIIIKTIADTLKEAR
- the dhaK gene encoding dihydroxyacetone kinase subunit DhaK; the protein is MKKIINSRENVVEEMLQGIVAAHPEYVKRLEGFNVLVRKDSPIEGKVGLVSGGGSGHEPSHGGYVGMGMLDGAVAGEVFTSPTPDQVYEAIKAVDGGAGVLLVIKNYTGDIMNFEMAAEMATAEGITVESVVVNDDVAVENSTYTTGRRGIAGTVFVHKIAGAAAEKGLELSEVKRVAEKVIKNVRSMGMSLTPCIVPAVGKPSFEIGEDEMEVGLGIHGEPGTHKEKIQTADEIADHLLEKILGDIEINEDEEVAVMINGLGGTPLMELYIVNREVHKKLNENGIKVYKALVGNFMTSIEMAGASISVLKLDDEIKELLDASADTPAFRQL